From Papilio machaon chromosome 29, ilPapMach1.1, whole genome shotgun sequence, one genomic window encodes:
- the LOC106710877 gene encoding uncharacterized histidine-rich protein DDB_G0274557 isoform X1, which yields MSKSYHNLQQQVDRIDHSPPMVHHRLDHSPSVVHQVPRFYHSPPMVHRRFDHNPPMIHQIPRFDHNPQMVRPRFDHNPHMIRHRFDHNPRMVHPRFDHNLRMVHPRFDHNPQMVHPRFDHNLRMVHPRFDHNPQMVHPRFDHNPRMVHPRFDHNPRMVHPRFDHNPRMVHPRFDHNPRMVRHRFDHNPQMVHHRFDHNPQLVHQIPRYYHSPPIVHHRFDHSPPMVHQITRLDHSPALVQHRFDESPQDDSHNPTKSWILQMHRCFDLE from the exons atgtcCAAATCTTACCACAATCTACAACAACAAGTAGATAGAATTGATCACAGTCCACCGATG GTCCACCATAGACTTGATCACAGTCCTTCAGTGGTCCATCAAGTACCTAGGTTTTATCACAGTCCACCTATGGTTCACCGCAGATTTGACCACAATCCTCCAATGATCCATCAAATACCTAGGTTTGACCACAATCCACAAATGGTCCGCCCCAGATTTGACCACAATCCACATATGATCCGTCACAGATTTGACCACAATCCACGAATGGTCCACCCCAGATTTGATCATAATCTACGAATGGTCCATCCCAGATTTGACCATAATCCACAAATGGTCCACCCCAGATTTGATCATAATCTACGAATGGTCCATCCCAGATTTGACCATAATCCACAAATGGTCCACCCCAGATTTGATCATAATCCACGAATGGTCCACCCCAGATTTGACCACAATCCACGAATGGTCCACCCCAGATTTGACCACAATCCACGAATGGTCCACCCCAGATTTGACCATAATCCACGAATGGTCCGTCACAGATTTGACCATAATCCACAAATGGTCCATCACAGATTTGACCACAATCCACAATTGGTCCATCAAATACCTAGGTATTATCACAGTCCACCAATAGTTCACCACAGATTTGATCATAGTCCTCCAATGGTCCATCAAATAACTAGATTAGACCACAGTCCAGCGCTGGTCCAACACAGATTTGACGAGAGTCCACAAGATGACTCTCACAATCCAACAAAATCCTGGATACTTCAAATGCATAGATGTTTTGATTTAGAATAA
- the LOC106710877 gene encoding early nodulin-75 isoform X2, with product MSKSYHNLQQQVDRIDHSPPMVHPTRRLDHSPPIVHHRLDHSPSVVHQVPRFYHSPPMVHRRFDHNPPMIHQIPRFDHNPQMVRPRFDHNPHMIRHRFDHNPRMVHPRFDHNLRMVHPRFDHNPQMVHPRFDHNLRMVHPRFDHNPQMVHPRFDHNPRMVHPRFDHNPRMVHPRFDHNPRMVHPRFDHNPQLVHQIPRYYHSPPIVHHRFDHSPPMVHQITRLDHSPALVQHRFDESPQDDSHNPTKSWILQMHRCFDLE from the exons atgtcCAAATCTTACCACAATCTACAACAACAAGTAGATAGAATTGATCACAGTCCACCGATGGTCCATCCAACACGTAGGTTAGACCACAGTCCTCCGATAGTCCACCATAGACTTGATCACAGTCCTTCAGTGGTCCATCAAGTACCTAGGTTTTATCACAGTCCACCTATGGTTCACCGCAGATTTGACCACAATCCTCCAATGATCCATCAAATACCTAGGTTTGACCACAATCCACAAATGGTCCGCCCCAGATTTGACCACAATCCACATATGATCCGTCACAGATTTGACCACAATCCACGAATGGTCCACCCCAGATTTGATCATAATCTACGAATGGTCCATCCCAGATTTGACCATAATCCACAAATGGTCCACCCCAGATTTGATCATAATCTACGAATGGTCCATCCCAGATTTGACCATAATCCACAAATGGTCCACCCCAGATTTGATCATAATCCACGAATGGTCCACCCCAGATTTGACCACAATCCACGAATGGTCCACCCCAGATTTGACCACAATCCACGAATGGTCCACCCCAGATTTGAC CACAATCCACAATTGGTCCATCAAATACCTAGGTATTATCACAGTCCACCAATAGTTCACCACAGATTTGATCATAGTCCTCCAATGGTCCATCAAATAACTAGATTAGACCACAGTCCAGCGCTGGTCCAACACAGATTTGACGAGAGTCCACAAGATGACTCTCACAATCCAACAAAATCCTGGATACTTCAAATGCATAGATGTTTTGATTTAGAATAA